The Fusarium poae strain DAOMC 252244 chromosome 2, whole genome shotgun sequence nucleotide sequence CCTACCGTTTACCAGCATTCGCTCACACCCAAGAACCCATTAATCCATCATCGAAACAAATATCACCTACCAAGCCAGAGAATGTCACAGTCAGTGGCTTAGTCTTCTACGGCCGACAGAGCCGAGTTGAGATTATGAAGTGCTATGTTGAGCGCAATATGGTTAATAACGGGGGATGGTTAGACGAAGTGCTTTGGATCGTCAACACAGACAAGGGCGACGACTTGCGATACCTCGAGCAAATCATCGCTTCCAACCCGCGATACAAAAAGATTCACCCTGAAGAGATAGTAGGGACATATACGTATAAGTATATCTGGAAACTGCTGGACCGCGGAAAATACTACGTTAAAATTGATGACGATGTTGTACGTCGCCAAGTTAAATGTCTTACTTCGTCAAATGCTAATTATTTCGTCTCTCAGGTCTGGATTGACGACGACGCTATCCCCAACCTAGTCACACGCAAGATCCAAAATCCAAACGATTTGGTCGTTTCGGGCAACATCATCAATAACCCCCCTTTAGGCTTCTTCCACATGCGAATGGGTGCCATACATCCATACTTCCCCGAACGCTTCGAACCGCTGGGTATCAACATCACAAACGAGGGAGATTATTGGAAGCCATCCCAACATCCTTCCTGGGAGG carries:
- a CDS encoding hypothetical protein (TransMembrane:1 (i16-34o)), coding for MTLLGRLKDSRKQIRAAITICFMLYIITFLLYTYRLPAFAHTQEPINPSSKQISPTKPENVTVSGLVFYGRQSRVEIMKCYVERNMVNNGGWLDEVLWIVNTDKGDDLRYLEQIIASNPRYKKIHPEEIVGTYTYKYIWKLLDRGKYYVKIDDDVVWIDDDAIPNLVTRKIQNPNDLVVSGNIINNPPLGFFHMRMGAIHPYFPERFEPLGINITNEGDYWKPSQHPSWEGPKKFKWDLDKEPPSWANHRWLRVPNDGSLYQTPAAELQYDIWGESYKNWAIASQMHMSLFENIEKNQLDLYKFNKPWIMFDDRIRINFMCIYSDDILDTNPEKWPNDQGDEDMIVLQLPRKLRRRK